Genomic segment of Arachnia propionica:
GTGCCGGGCCTCGAGAAGCTGACCTTCGAGAACCGGCTCGGCTCGGTGGGGCAGCGCGCCCGCCGCATCGCCGCGGTGGCCACCAGTGTGGGGGAGGGGCTGGGCCTCGCCCCGGAGCAGGCCGCAACCCTGGCACGCGCCGGGCAGCTGGCGAAGTACGACCTGGCGACGAACCTCGTCACGGACATGACCAGCCTCGCCGGTTTCGTAGCCCGCGAGTACGCGCTCCGCAAAGGCGAGACCCCCGCGGTCGCCGAGGCCCTCCACGAGATGGAACAGCCCCACACCTCCGCCGACGCGGTCCCGGCCTCGCTTCCGGGCGCCCTGCTGGCCCTTGGGGACCGCTTCGACCTGCTGATGGCGATGTTCGCCCTCGGCGCGAAACCCTCCGGTTCCTCCGACCCCTATGGACTGCGGCGGGCCGCGCTGGGCGTGGTGCGCGTGCTGCGTGAGGTTCCCGGGCTGGCCGGCATCGGTGTGCGCGACGGCCTGGAGGCCGCAGCGGAGGCGTTGACAACCCAGGGCATCACGGTTTCGCAGGACGCGATCGTAGCGGCCGAGGAATTCGTCATCGGCCGCTACGCCCAGCTGATGCGCGACGAGGGGCGCTCCGCCGACATGGTGGCCGCGGTCCTGCCGTCGGCCACCCACCCGGCGGACGCGGAGACGAAGGCCAACGACCTGGAGGCCCTTCTCGGGGAACCCGGCTGGCGGGCCATCGTGGAGGCCATCGTGCGGATCCACCGCATCCTCCCCGCGGGCACCACCCCGGGGTTCGATCCGGCGGCCCTGGTCGACGACGCGGAGAAGGCCCTCGCCGTGGCCATTGCGGACAGGAAACCCTGCGAATCCGTCTCCGGTTTCGCAACCTCGGCGAAGGACCTGGTCGACCCCATCGCCCGGTTCTTCAACGACACCCTGGTGATGGCGAAGGAACCCGGGCTGAGGGCGGCTCGCCTGGGTTTGCTGGCCGGCGTCGCGGCCCTCGCTCCGGTGGGCCTGGACTGGGCCGCCATCGACGCGGCCACGAAGTGAGAACACCGGGGACGGTTCCGGGAGCGGGCGGTCCTCGGTGTCATTACCGCCCACCCTGCGGGCGCTGGGTGATGCGGTTCACGCATCCAGCAGGCGCAGGATCTGTTCGCCGACGGCCCCCTCGTTGTTGGGGCCGATCCGGGTGAAACCCCGGCCGAGCAGACACGGATCGGCGTCCGCCATGACGTAGCCCCGGCCCACCAACTCCAGCATCCCCAGGTCGTTGTGCATGTCACCGAAAGCGACCGCGTCGGCCGGGTCGATGTCGATCTCCTCCAGCAGCCTCGCCAGGGCGGCACCTTTGGTGACGCCCGGCGCCGACAGTTCGACGGTGCCGCACACGTCGTGCCAGGAGAAGGTGGCCTGGAGGATCTCGCCCGCGGCGGCGACGGCCACGGGGGAGAAGGCGTGGGTGTCGGCGTGGCGGGTGCGGGCGAGCACCTTGATGACCGGGCCGGCCGCCAGCAGGTCCGGGAGGCCAGCCACCTGATCGGCCCCGGAGAAGTGCCCAACCGGGTAGCCGGGTTCGCGACCCCACCCGTGCTCGTACTCCACCGCGAACGAAACCTCGAGTTCCGGCGGCAGCGCCGCCGAGAAGGCCAGGGCCCGTTCCGGTTCGATCGGGTGGAGGAAGTCGGGGCGGGGCCTGGTCAGCCGGCCGATGGCCGCCCCGTTGCTGGAGATCGCCAGGGGATCCAGGTCACGCAGCTCCGCCAGGGCGTCGAGCCAGCGCCTGGGCCTGCCCGTGGCAATCACGAAGACGACGCCCTCCTCGACGGATCGTCGCGCCGCCGCCAGGTTTGACTGGAGGAGGACGGCGTTCGCACCCAGGAAGGTGCCGTCCAGGTCCGTAGCGATCAGGGCTGGTTTCATGCCATCAGGCTACCGGCGTTCACCGGGGTCACCTGCCGGGCCGGCTGCTCTGTTGATCCGCACCGGGCTGCCCGCCGCCCGGGCCGGAACCCATGCCGGTCGCGTACTGGTTGGCGGAGACCGTGCCTGCCGATTTGCCGCCCAGCAGGATCTCGTAGGTGCTTTCCGCCGAGATGGAGGGACCGGAGTACAGCACCGAGGAGTACTGCTTGGAGGAGGCCTGGGTGGCTATCACGTTCCCGCTGGAATCCGCGATGGAGACCTCACCGGTGGAGCTGCCGTTCAGGTTCGTGAACACGAATGCTTGGGTGGAGTTCTCTGAGGGGGACTCGGCCATGCCGGAAGTCCCGATCGCCCAAAGCTCGCCGCCGGTGACGGTCAACCCCGACTGCACGTCGACCGAGCCGTTTCCCCCCACGGTGGGTCCGAGGATCACGACGCTGCCCCCCGAGATCGTCCCGGCCGCGTTGGAATCGAGCCCGTCGCCCTCCGAATCGATCGTGACGGCGCCGCCGGCGATGGTGAAGCCCTGCGGGTTGTCGCCGGAGATGTTGATGCCGTCGTCGCTGCTGGTCAGCCGGGTCTGGCCTCCCGAGATCACGAGGGTCTGGGCCTCGACGGCCTCCAGGGAGTTGGAGACGGTGACGGCACCTCCCGATATCGCGACGTCGTTGAACCCTTTGATGCCGTCATCCCCGGATGTGATGTTGACAGTTCCGTTCTCGATCAGGACGTAGCCACGGTCGGCGTTGGTCTCGTTGTCGGACTTGATGCCGTCCCCGGTGGCCTCCACATTGACGGTTCCGCCCGAGACGATGACGTAGTCCTTTCCCCGGATGCCATCATCTGCCGCCTTGACCGTGACGTTGCCGCCCGCGATGACGAGCCCGTCCGCGGAGTTGATCGCGTCGTTGTTGTTGCCCGTGACGCTCAGCGACCCGTTCCCGGCGATGCTGAGGTCGCTGGCCGAGTCAACGGCCGATGACGGGGCCTCGCTGGAGGTGTCTGCGTAGGTGTCCGCGTCGGAAATCGTGTTCTCGGTGCCGTCGGCGAGGATCAGGGTCACCTCGTCCGCGGCCGTGACGACCATCGGGGAACCCGACGGGTTGGTCAGCTCGACGCCGTTCAGGATCAGCTTCACGTCCTGGGAGTCGGCGTTGACGATCACCTGCCCCGTCAGGGAACCGGCAAGACGGTAGGTTCCCGCGGATGTGATCGTTACGGTTGAGCCGTCGACCGTGACCCCGCCGCCCGAGGCGGTGGCCGAGGATCCGTTCAGAGTGATCTGGGTGACGGAGGACTCGTCGTAATCGGAGTCGTCCTGGGAGTAGTGGGATTCCTGGTTCTCGGAGAGCAGGGCGGTCAGGGCCTCGCTGCTTCCGCTGTTGCCGGTGGCGGTGGAACGGGTCGCGGTCTGTCCGGAGGCGTCGGTGAGCGTGGTGGCCGAGGAGCAGCCGGCGAGGACGGCGACTGCCGCGAGAGAGGCGAGTCCGAGTTTGAGCTTTCGCATTTTCATAGTCGGTCCTTCGGTGGTCTCGTTTGTCAGAAGTGTCGGTTCAGGACCCGGCGCCAGCGGTTCGCGGGCAGTTCGGGGTGCAGGGCGGCGAGACCAGTGGCGTATTTGGAGATCCGTTGTGGGCGGTAGCCGTGGTACCAGAGGGTCCGGTCCGCGGAACTGGGAGCCGACCCTGCCTTGGTCTCGATGATCGCCAGCCGGGGAGCCCGCAGGCTGTGGCCGTTCTCCTTCCAGACGAGTTCCCGGTCCAGGGTGAGCCGGGCCCGGCCATCGGCGGCGAGCAGCGTGGTGCGCAGGTAACTGGTTTCCAGGCTCGGTCCCAGCCACTGCGGGCGGATGCCGCGGATCCCCCCGGTGGCAAGGCGGCCGCTGATGAAGCCGTACTGTTCGGGCGCGATCTCGAACAGTGCAGAAGGATCGTGGGGGATGCGTTCCTTGACGGTGTTTCCGCCGCGCCGGGTCTTGACCTCCAGGAAGGCCTCGCCCGAGTCCCGGTAGTGACGGACCCTCACCTTGAACCGGTGCGGGCGGCCCCTCGCGGCCAGCAGGTAGGAGTCGCGTGCCGTGGTGTCGAAGTAGACGGATGTGTACCCGAACTCCGTTCTTCCCCCGATGTTCAGGACCCTGGTGCCGGTCGGCAGGCAATCGAGTATCGCCTCGGCGGCGCGCTGGTGCAGCGGATACTTGCGGTCCACCCGGCTCATGAACTCCGCGGCCGCGTTGAGTTCGTCGAGGTGAACCGGGGCGAGATCGCTCAGGCTCATCGCAGCACCTCCACCTTCTCGATGACCGGGAGACCGGCTCCCGGGGCGTAGCGAACCTCGACGAGGGTGGTGTCAGCGACGAAGTCGAGGCGCTGGACGTTCACCCCGAGCACTCGGCCCCCGAGACGGGTCGCCAGTTCGTAGCGGAGTTCCTCGGGATCGGTGATCGCCCGGTCGAGGTTGACGACCTCGCGTTTGACCCCCGTCCGGAACCGGGAGGAGTCGGCCAGAGCCAGGACGACCACGATTAGGGCCATCGTCGCGTAGGTGGTGGTGGAGCCCCCGAGCCCGCCCAGCAAACCGAGGGCGAGCGAACTGAAATAGTAGGCCACCTCGTGCTGGGCCAGTTCATCGGACCGGAGCCGGATGATCGACAGCACCCCGAACAGGCCCAGGCCGAGTCCTGCCGCGACGGTGCTGTTCAGCAGCCCGATGGAAACCGCCATGACGCCGATGTTGACGCCCAGATAGGCGACCGCCAGATCGCGGCGGTGATGCCGTGGCAGGTAGATGGCGAAGACGAGGACACAGATTGCGACGATGTTGGCTAGGTAGGGCAGGAATTGCATGTGCTGGCCTTGTTGATCGGTGGAGAGGATCTTTCCTCAGGGCGATCACCATTGAGCCGGGCCAACTTGTACGTTGCCTGTGTTCCCCGGATGCGAAAGATGTGAAGAAAGCCGGTTACAACTTGCGTTCGGGGCTCGGGCTGCCCGGGCCCGAGGAGTCACCCGAGGGCTGTTCCATCGAGGGGGTGTCGCTGCGGCTCTCCAGTTCCGAGGGTTCCCCGGAGGACGACTCCCCAGAAGACGGTTCCCCGGAGGACTGGCTGGGGGAACCGCTACCGCTACCGGTACCGGTAGCGGATTCGGAACTCGGCACGGGGGCGGGAGGGGACACCTTCTGCTGGTTCTGGAACACCAGGATCGCCAACAGCACCGCGACGGAGGCGATCAGCAGCATCAGCAGGAAGGATGTGAGCAGGCTGAGCCAGCCGGCCCGGTCCTTGCGGCCCGGCCAGGGAAGCGGCCACATCCGCCATGTCCCCGGGCGGATGTTCTGCCACCAGTGCATCTGGAAATCCGGTCCCGCGGGGGAACCGAGCTGGGGGGTGTGCACGAGATCGACGGCGGCGAGCACCCGTTGCGCCTCTGACACGGCCTTGGGGGAACCGGAGAAGGCCAGTGCCACCCACGGGGCTAGAGGGCGGTGGGAGGCGACGATCGGGTCGTCGTCCTCGTCCCGGAAACGCACCGCCATGCGCCCCTCGTCCTGATCCTGACCGCCGCGGGCCACGACGGTGTCGATGTGCATGGCGTTGATCTCACCGGAGAAACGTGCCCGCGCAGCGGGATCCGAGGCGGCGCCGTCGCGCAAGTGGATCAGCATCACCGGATCCGAGCCGTCCGCGTGCGCGCAGTAGACGACACCCGCTGGGCTCTCCGCGAGACGTGAGTCGATCCAGAAATCGCCCACGCGGACCGGGTCCTCCGGAAGAAGGGGATGGTGTTCCGCGTATTCGGGTGTGGGATCTGGTGGCTGAGTCATCAAGGACTATGACATCACATCGCGAGGTCCTCCGTCTCCGGGCATCGCATCTCGGTCCTGCTCGGCGGGCGCGGTATCGTGGTGCGCGATCGTTTCAAGGAGACTCCAAGTTGACTACCCCCAGCGCGCAGCCACCCCTGCCCACCACCGTTGCCGACGCCGCTCGCCTTCTGGGCGTGGCCATCAGCCAGGTGCAGCGGGTCATCGTCGGTCAGGAACACATGGTCCAGCAGTTGATGGTGGCTCTTCTGGCTAAGGGCCACTGCCTTCTCGAAGGCGTACCGGGCGTGGCGAAAACCTTGGCGGTGCGTTCCTTCGCGACAGTCGTCGGAGGGGATTTCGCTCGAGTGCAGTTCACCCCGGACCTGGTTCCCTCCGACATCGTCGGAACCCGCATCTACTCCGCCAGCTCCGAATCCTTCGAGATCGAGCTCGGACCGGTTTTCGTGAACTTCGTGTTGGCCGACGAGATCAACCGGGCGCCCGCGAAGGTGCAGTCCGCGATGCTCGAGCTGATGGCCGAGAAACAGGTTTCCATCGGCGGCAGGACCTACCCCGCGCCCGAACCATTCATCGTGATCGCGACCCAGAACCCCGTCGAGTCCGAGGGCGTCTACCCGCTTCCCGAGGCGCAGCGGGACCGTTTCCTCGTGAAGGTGGACGTGCCCTACCCGAAGGGCAACGAGGAGTTCGAGATCCTCAGGCGCATGAGCGTCAAACCCCCGCAGGCGGAGCAGGTGCTGAACCCTGGTCTGGTGCGCCACCTGCAGGACATGGCGTCCAAGGTTTTCGTCCACAACCTGGTCAGCGAGTACATCGTGCGCCTCGTGCTGGCCACCCGGAACCCTGCCGATTTCGGAATGCCGGACCTGGAGCCGGTGATTCAGATCGGTTGTTCCCCCCGCGCCACGCTCGGCCTTGTGGCCGCGTCGCGTTCCCTCGCGCTGATCAACGGCCGCGACTACGTGCTCCCCACCGATGTGCAGGCGGTGGCCCGCGACGTCATGTCCCATCGCATCGTGCTCGGTTTCGATGCGGTGGCCGACAACGTTCTCACCACCGACGTGGTGGATCGCATACTGGCCATGGTCCCGGCACCCACCCCGGTGTGGAACGACCAGTCACGCCAGCAGCGTCACCAGCAACACGGCTACCAGCCCGGTCATGCCTGAGGGAACCTTGACCTCCCCATCCTTCGCACCCGCACCCGCGACACAGGCGCCCCACGATCCCGGGGCCGCCACATCCGTGCTGCACACACCGAGCGGCCCCACCATCCCGCTGACCAAACTGGCCCCGGAAGCCGCCCTGCGGCGCCTGGAACTCACCGTCGTCCGCCGCCTGGAGGGGTTCCTGCACGGAGATCACCTGGGTCTGCTCCCGGGACCGGGTTCCGACACGAACGACGCCCGCCCGTACCAGCCGGGCCAGGACGATGTCCGGATGATGGACTGGGCCGTCACCGCACGCACCACGGTTCCCCACGTCCGCGACACCATGGCCGACCGGGAGCTCGAGGTCTGGGGACTGCTCGACGTGACCCCGTCGATGAACTGGGGGACCGAGGGCATCACCAAACGCGACCTGGGCATCGCGGCCATCGCGACGATCGGTTTCCTAAGCCAACGGATGGGGGACCGGTTCGGCGGTCTCATGATGCTGCCCGACCGCATCAAGCGGCTGCCCGCCCGTTCGGGCCGGACCGCCCTGTACGGGATGCTGCGGCAGATGCTCACCGAACCCATCGTCCCCGACAACGCCCCCGGTGACCTGGAACTGGTCGACGGCATTGAGCAGATGGCACGCTCCCAGCGACGCCGCGGCATGCGGGTGGTGGTCTCGGATTTCCTGACCTCGGGAGAGGCCGAGCTTGATCCTGACCGGCCACCGGCCTGGGAACGGGCGATCAGGCGGCTGGCGGTTCGCAACCAGGTGTTGTGCGTCGAGGTGGTTGACCGGCACGAACTGGAGTTCCCCGACGTCGGGGAGATGCTGATCCGCGACCCGGAAACCTCCTTCCTGCGCTACATAAACACCTCCGATCCGGCCGCGCGCCAGCGGATGGACGACGCCTCACGCGCGCAGCGTGAACGCATCAAGGTGGCGCTCAGGCGCGCGGGGGCGGGACACATCCAGCTGCGCACGGACCGCGACTGGGTATCTGACATCGCGCGATTCGTCCTCGGCTACCGGCGGGTCGCCAGCGCCCTTCACGCGCCGCCCCAGGGAGTGAGCCGATGATGGACTGGTTGGCTTTCAAGACCCCCGAGAGGCTGTGGGTGCTGCTGGTTCTTCCCGCGCTGATCATCGCCTACCTGGTGCTGATGCGTCTCAAGGGGCGAACCTCACTGCGTTACACCAACACCGGGGTGCTGGGCCGGGTGATCGGTTCCCAGCGCCGCTGGACGCGGCACCTGGCCGTTTTCATGTCGCTGTGCTCCCTGGTGGCGCTGACCCTGGCCTGGGCCCAGCCACTCGGAACGGAGAAGGTCCCACGGGAACGGGCAACCGTGGTCATGGTGATAGACACATCGCTTTCCATGCAGGCCTCCGACGTGGACCCGAACCGGTTGGAAGCGGCCAAGACCGCAGCGAAACAGTTCGTGGATGCGCTGCCCGACTCCTACAACGTCGCCCTGGTCTCACTCAACGGTTCCCCTGCCGTGGTCATGCCTCCCTCAACGGACCGGGGCGCGCTCACCAGGGCCATCGACACCCTGGAACTCAAGGAGGGCACCGCCATCGGGGACGCGCTGGACCAGGCGCTCAAGGCCGTCAGCGAGGCCCCCGCCCCCGAGGACGGTTCCGAACCCGCGCCGGCCATGATCGTGATGCTGAGCGATGGCGGGAACACTTCGGGAACGGAGCCCGCGGGAAGTGCGGGCCGCGCACAGGCGGCCGGGGTGCCGGTGTTCACCATCGCCTACGGAACCGAGAACGGATACGTTGACTTGGACGGGAAGCGGCACAACGTCGCCCCGGACAACGAGGTTCTCCGGTCGATCTCCGCGACCACTGGCGGGGAATCGGTTTCCGCGGACAGCACGGACAGCCTGAAGGACGCCTACAAGAGGATCGGTTCATCGGTGGGCACGGAAGAGGTGAAGAAACCGGTGACCGCGCAGTACGCGTTCGGGGCGTTGGGTTTCGCAGTGGTGGCCGCGCTGGGGGCAGTGATGATGGCTGCGAGGTGGCCGCGATGACGACCCTGGTGCTCGAGTTCATGCAGCCCATCCGGTTGTGGGCGCTGGCGCTGATTCCCGTCATCGCGGGGATCTACTGGTATCTGGCCAATCGGATTTCCCGGTCGCAGACCCCGAACTCGCGGCTGAGGTTCGTCATCCCCAAGGATGCGGCCTGGAAACGTCACGGCGCCGTGCTGCTGGCGCTGCTCAGTCTCGCTTCGCTGGTGATCGCCTGGGCGATGCCGAAGGACTACGGAAAGCAGGCACGGGACCGGGCAACCATCGTCGTCACGATAGACGTCTCCTGGTCTATGGAGGCCGATGATGTGTCCCCCAACCGGCTCGAGGCCGCGAAGGAATCGGCAAAGAAGTTCATCGCGAGCCTCCCGGAGCGGTTCAATGTCGCACTGGTGACCTTCGCTGGAACCGCCAGTGTCAGCGTTCCCCCGACCGTGGACCGGGGGGTGCTTAACCGCGCCATAGACAACATTCAGATGGCCCCCTCCACTGCTATCGGAGAGGCGATCTACACCAGCCTCGACGCGCTGAAACTGGTGCCACCGGATCCCGATCATCCCGATGCAACGGCCCCGGCGGCCATAGTGCTGCTCTCGGACGGCGCATCCAACTTGGGGCGGGACTCGGCCGCGGCGGCCCAGCAGTCGAAGCAGCTGGGGGTTCCCATCTACACCATCGCCTACGGCACCCAGAACGGTTACGTAGAATCCAATGGTAGACGGGAACGGGTGGCCGTTGATCATCATGAGCTATACGTGGTTGCGGAGAACTCCGGGGGCAAGAAGTTCTCGGCTGAATCGGCGGGCGAGCTCAGCGAGATCTACCAGGCGATTTCCTCCGACCTGGGTTACGAACTGGTTCCGATGGAGATCACGGACCAGTACGCGGGGTTGGCGATAATCTTCGCGGTCCTCGCCGCCATGGGCGTGATCTCCTTGGGGGCGCGCTGGCCCTGAGCGCGGTCTCTTTCCTCAGGCCTTGAGATTCTCGATCGGCAGGACGGGAACGTCGTCGCTGAGCGGCAGGCCGAATACCTGTTCCAGGAAGGAGACCTGGGACTCCAGCGACTGCTCGCGGGCCGCGAGCGAACGGAAACCGTGGCCCTCGTGCTCGAACGTGACCAGTGCCAGGGCGAGCCCCTTGGCGCGCACCGCATCCGCCATGTCGAAGGCCTGCCCCGGTGGCACGACGTGATCCTCCAGACCCTGCAGGATCAGCATGGGGGCGTTGAGACGGTCGAGCCGGGTGATCGGGGAACGTTCCCGGTAGATCTGCTCCCCTTCCGGCCACGGGGCCACCAGGGCGAAGGTGTAATGGGATTCCGCCTTGTGGGTTTCCTCGACGAGACTCCGCAGATCCCCGATGCCGTAGGAACTGATGCCGGCTGCGAAAAAATCGCTGGTAACCAGGGCCTGCAGGGTGGTGTAACCGCCCGCGCTGCCTCCGGCGATGGCCACACGCTTGGGATCAGCCAGCTCCGCCCGGCACACCTCGCGGGCCGCCGCCACCACGTCGGCGACATCCAGGACGCCCCACCGCCCCTTCAAGCGGTCCCGGTAGGCGCGCCCGAAACCGGTGGAACCCGAGTAGTTCACGTCCAGAACACAGATACCGCGGGAAACCCAGAACTGGATCATCTTGTCGAAGCTCGGGTAGTGCACGGAGGTGGGGCCGCCGTGGGTGAGAACGAGCATGGGGGGCGCCGCCACGGCGTCGGGGACCGGGTAGAACCAGGAGTGCACCGGCCCCGCGGGCCCCTCGGACCAGCGACTAACGGGACGGCTCAGACCCGGCAGGGGTTCGGAGGCCACGAGTTCGGTTCGTTCCCCGGTGGGGGAGATGCGCACCAGGGAGGCGGGACGATCATCCCATTCCGCTACCGCGAACAGGTCCTGTCCGGAAGAGGCCAGGGACTCGACCATGGCCGTTCCGGGCAGCGGATGGGTGACCCCGCCGCTGCGCGGATGCCACAGCGCCAGCGCACCGCGGCCGTCGGCGATTTGAACCGTTGCCAGCAGGTCATCCCCCACTGCGCAGGCGGGCGGGGTGTCCAACACCCACACGGGAATCGAACAGTCGTGAGGGGTTCGCCAGGCCGACATCCCCTCGCGGTGGTGCACCACCCAGTTCCAGTGGCCGGATTCGTCCGTGACACAGGCCAGGGAACCGTCCCCGAGCCAGACCGGGTGTTGCGCACTGACCCCGGGCTTCCCGAAGATCCTGTCGACGTGCCCGGGATCGTCGAGGTTCGTGGCCCACACGGATGCCTCGTCCCAGCTCATGTTCGGGTGCATCCACTGGAACCAGGCGAGCCGTCCGTCGCGCACCGCCGGGCCCGCGTAGAAATCGGCGCCGCTCACCAGCACGTGGCCCCCGTCGGCATTGCTGGAATCCAGGTCCAGCGCGACGATCTCGCTGCGTTCCTCGGGGGTCACCTCGTGATCCTCACGGACCGCGAGAAGCAACCGGCGTTGCGGATCGAGGGTCAGTCCGCCGTAGCGGAACCGGGTGCTTCCGGGGGTCAGGGGGCGGGTGGTCCCCCCGTCCCGGATCCACAGCCGCTTGGTGAAATCGTCGCACCACGCCACCAGGGCGTCGGCCACCGCGTAGGCACCCCCGCCGTACTCCATCACCCGGGAACGCACGTTGAACCCGGGGGTGATCTCGGTGATCCTGCCCTCCCGCCAACGCCGCACGGTCACCCGGCCGTCCTCGGCGGCGATCCCCGCCAGCCAGAACACCCCGTCCCCGCTGACCCGTACCTGGCGGATGGAGTCCATGCCCTTGAGGGCCTGGTCAATGGACATTCGCTGCATGGTCACAGTTTATGACCGGCCCCGCCGCCTCCTGTTGTGCCTTTCCCGTAGCTGTAGCACAATTGACACCGCCTGGAGTCGAGATGGATCGCAGGGGAAGGCAATCCGGCCGAGACCCAGGAGAGAACAAAATGAACGCTTGCACGGCCACCGAGAGCCTGCCCGGGGCGCGGGGGATGATCTTCATTCACTCCACCCCGGCCGCGCTGTGCCCGCATTTGGAATGGGCAGCCGCCTCGGTGCTCGGCGCGGGACTCAGCTGGCAGTGGAGCGAGCAGCACGCCGAGCCTGGTTCCCAGCGGGCCGAGCTCTCGTGGACCGGGCCCACCGGTTCGGGGGCGAGGCTCGCCTCCCGTCTCGCGGAGTTCGCCCGCATCCGTTTCGAGGTGACCGAGGAAGCCATGCTCGGGGCCGAGGGAACCCGCTACTGCTACACCCCTTCGCTCGGTCCGTTTGCCGCCACGGTCGGGGTGCACGGCGACATCCTGGTTCCCGAGGATCGCATCCGCCATGCCCTCGACACCGCGTCCGCCAAGGGCATGAGCGTTCACCAAGCCATGGAAAGACTCCTCGGGACCGCCTGGGACGAGGAACTCGAACAATTCCGGTACAGCTCGGAGGATGCACCGATCCGGTGGCTCCACCAGGTCGTGTGACGACCACCGGGTCGGGAGCGCCCGGCGCGCTCCCGACCCGGTGCGTCAGTCGGTGATGTTGGCGTTGGTCACGGTCACCGCAACGTTGGAACCCCCG
This window contains:
- a CDS encoding alpha/beta hydrolase family protein — encoded protein: MQRMSIDQALKGMDSIRQVRVSGDGVFWLAGIAAEDGRVTVRRWREGRITEITPGFNVRSRVMEYGGGAYAVADALVAWCDDFTKRLWIRDGGTTRPLTPGSTRFRYGGLTLDPQRRLLLAVREDHEVTPEERSEIVALDLDSSNADGGHVLVSGADFYAGPAVRDGRLAWFQWMHPNMSWDEASVWATNLDDPGHVDRIFGKPGVSAQHPVWLGDGSLACVTDESGHWNWVVHHREGMSAWRTPHDCSIPVWVLDTPPACAVGDDLLATVQIADGRGALALWHPRSGGVTHPLPGTAMVESLASSGQDLFAVAEWDDRPASLVRISPTGERTELVASEPLPGLSRPVSRWSEGPAGPVHSWFYPVPDAVAAPPMLVLTHGGPTSVHYPSFDKMIQFWVSRGICVLDVNYSGSTGFGRAYRDRLKGRWGVLDVADVVAAAREVCRAELADPKRVAIAGGSAGGYTTLQALVTSDFFAAGISSYGIGDLRSLVEETHKAESHYTFALVAPWPEGEQIYRERSPITRLDRLNAPMLILQGLEDHVVPPGQAFDMADAVRAKGLALALVTFEHEGHGFRSLAAREQSLESQVSFLEQVFGLPLSDDVPVLPIENLKA
- a CDS encoding DUF3145 domain-containing protein — its product is MNACTATESLPGARGMIFIHSTPAALCPHLEWAAASVLGAGLSWQWSEQHAEPGSQRAELSWTGPTGSGARLASRLAEFARIRFEVTEEAMLGAEGTRYCYTPSLGPFAATVGVHGDILVPEDRIRHALDTASAKGMSVHQAMERLLGTAWDEELEQFRYSSEDAPIRWLHQVV